The window AGCCGGTTCGACCTCCGACTGCTCCAGTCGGCCGCGGTCGGATCGCGGGCAGTGTTGATGCCACTCGTCGCCGTCGTAGGAACCGTACTCGCAGCCGGCCTCGTCGGAACTGTCGTCACCGGCACGCTGTTTCTTGCCATCGGCGTCGCTTGGGCGGTCATCGCGGTGACCGCGGGAACGATCGTCACGCGAATCGCGCCGCCGTCGGTTCGGGGTGAGGCGCTCGGCCTGTACGCTGCGCTCTCGACGTTCGCCGGAGGCATCGGTAGTCTCGGCGGTGGCGCACTCGCCAACGCGTTCGGATTCGTGACGGCGTTCGTCGCCGCCGGCGTCGTCATCTGCTGTGGCGCTGGCGTCGTCCTCGCGCTCCGTAGTCTCTCGACGCGAACGCGAATGACACACGAGACGCCGCCACACGGACGCGAGGCTCTGGCGGCGACTGACGACTGAAAAACCGCGGCTGCAACTGCCGAGCGGCGTCCTCCGCTACCGACCGGCACGTGCCTGACGATTGGAGCCGTCACGCACTGTCCGAATCCGTCGCCTTACAGCTGCAGGTGCAGCACCGAGCCATCGGAGTGGTACACCGGGGGCTCGGAGTCGAACGAAACCACGAGCGTCCCGATCTTCCGAGAGTACTCGCTCGCGTGGTGGCCACCTTGACACACGCGCGTCGTCTCCTCGACGAGCGGCGTGTCGACCAGTTCGTTCACACAGCGGTACACCGTCGACAGCGGAATGTCTCCCTCCTCTTGGAGTTCTTTCGCGGTCATCGGTCCGTGCTCGAGCGCCCGAACCACAGTTCGACACGCCTCGCTGTCGAGAGCGTCGAAGAGTCGGGCCGCCTCGCTTGGCGTCGCGTGAATGACTGGCGTTTCGAGATTCCCGGCCAGATCCGAGGTCGCTGAACGGGTCATACGCTACGCTCCGACAGGTGGCTGGACTGACTGACACGGGCTTTGACGTGGAGGACGCACCTCATGGTAGAAGTCTGCGGGAGGGGTATCGTTAGTTATTCACTCTCGTATAGGGGTATTCAGACGTTTCAAAGAGGCTACCACGCGATGTGCGCCACGGGATACGACAACGAGCAGTCAGGAGTCGCGGCGACGCTACGGGTGGAGCCACTGCGTGGCAGCCTGAGGGTCAAAAAACAGGAGCACAGCCCCGAGCGGGGCGTATCGAATACTCAGCGCGTAGTCGTGGACGGTACTGTGACCGGCGTCGACGCCGATCGAGGCAACTCGGTTACGATCTGGCCTCTTCGTTCTCTTCGGTTTCCGATTCCGGTTCGAGGAAATGCGGTCCTCGCTTGTATCGAGGAGTAGCGGCGAACTTCCGAATCCGTTCTTGTTCTTCCTCCGTGATCCAGGATGGCACGAGTTCCCATATCCATAGAACTGATAAAGTAATAGTGCCGATATCCCCCGGTAGAAGCGTCTTAATAGGGACTAGGCGGTGAAATAAACAGGATCGGGCCGCGTCGACCGCCCCACCAGAGTCGGTCGACGGGACCGGGTTGGTCGAGAGAGCGTGGTGAGTATGACGCCCTTTCGACGCTGGTACTCGGTCGTGATACGATACAGGCTGGTCGTCCGTCAGTGCGAGTTACGACTTGTACTCGTCGGCGAGGTCAGGTCGAGTGCGGCGTTCGATCACGCCGAACAGTCCTAAGACGACCACAGCCATTGCGACGAACGCTAAGAGTTTCAGACGCATTGCATCCGAGTGATCGACGGGTTCCGCTTTCGTTAGTCACGTAGTACCAGCCAACTGGAAGCAGGCCATCTGGTCTGCCACGTGATCAGACGGGGTCGAGAATGTGTTCGCAGGCGCACCACTGGCGGCGCCACAGGTCGCACACGCCCCGAGTAGAACGCTAGCGTCGTCGACAGATGCAGACGTGTGTTCATGTATCAACTACGTTGTTACCCACGTTTGAACGAGGTTGCAACCGTGTTTCGACTAGGGCGCGTGGTTATTCAGCATCACGAGCGACGAACACCGCTCATAACGAACAGCTGTGATCCCGATATGCGGCTATGGAGCAACCCCGCTGCTCCGGTTCCTC of the Halobaculum limi genome contains:
- a CDS encoding winged helix-turn-helix domain-containing protein; translated protein: MTRSATSDLAGNLETPVIHATPSEAARLFDALDSEACRTVVRALEHGPMTAKELQEEGDIPLSTVYRCVNELVDTPLVEETTRVCQGGHHASEYSRKIGTLVVSFDSEPPVYHSDGSVLHLQL